In a genomic window of Magnolia sinica isolate HGM2019 chromosome 14, MsV1, whole genome shotgun sequence:
- the LOC131225323 gene encoding ATP-citrate synthase alpha chain protein 2 has product MARKKIREYDSKRLLKEHLKRLAGIGLEICSAQVTEATDFAELTNKEPWLSSTRLVVKPDMLFGKRGKSGLVALNLDLAQVAQFVKERLGVEVEMGGCKAPITTFIAEPFVPHDQEYYLSIMSERLGCTISFSECGGIEIEENWDKVKTIFLPTEKPMTSEACAPLIATLPLEVRGKIGDFIRGVFAVFQDLDFTFLEMNPFTLVNGEPYPLDMRGELDDTAAFKNFKKWGNIEFPLPFGRVLSPSESFIHSLDEKTSASLKFTVLNPKGRIWTMVAGGGASVIYADTVGDLGYASELGNYAEYSGAPNEDEVLQYARVVIDCATADPDGRKRALLVGGGIANFTDVAATFNGIIRALREKESKLKASRMHIYVRRGGPNYQTGLAKMRALGVELGVPLEVYGPEATMTGICKQAIDCIMSAA; this is encoded by the exons GTAACGGAAGCGACGGACTTTGCTGAATTAACGAACAAAGAGCCATGGCTTTCCTCGACGAGACTAGTCGTAAAGCCTGACATGTTGTTCGGGAAGCGCGGGAAGAGTGGATTGGTGGCCCTCAACTTAGATCTAGCTCAGGTTGCTCAGTTCGTGAAAGAACGCCTTGGCGTTGAG GTTGAGATGGGTGGTTGCAAGGCGCCTATAACCACATTCATCGCCGAGCCATTCGTCCCCCACGACCAAGAATATTACCTCTCGATTATGTCTGAAAGACTTGGTTGCACCATTAGCTTTTCAGAATGTGGGGGAATCGAGATCGAGGAGAATTGGGACAAG GTTAAGACCATCTTTCTCCCTACCGAGAAGCCTATGACTTCCGAGGCATGCGCACCACTGATTGCCACACTTCCCTTGGAG GTTCGAGGGAAAATTGGGGACTTCATTAGAGGAGTTTTTGCAGTATTTCAAG ATCTAGATTTCACTTTCCTGGAGATGAATCCATTTACATTGGTTAATGGGGAGCCATACCCATTGGATATGCGTGGCGAACTGGATGACACAGCTGCCTTTAAGAACTTTAAAAA GTGGGGGAACATCGAGTTTCCACTGCCTTTTGGAAGAGTCCTGAGCCCTTCAGAAAGCTTCATCCATTCACTGGATGAAAAG ACAAGTGCCTCCTTGAAATTCACAGTTTTAAACCCCAAAGGCCGCATCTGGACTATGGTAGCTGGAGGGGGTGCAAGCGTTATCTATGCTGACACT GTTGGCGATTTGGGTTATGCATCAGAGCTTGGGAATTATGCAGAGTACAGTGGGGCTCCAAACGAGGATGAGGTTTTGCAATATGCTAGAGTTGTTATTGAC TGTGCTACTGCTGATCCTGATGGTCGTAAGAGAGCCCTTCTCGTTGGTGGCGGCATAGCTAACTTCACTGATGTTGCTGCTACTTTTAATGGCATTATTCGGGCCCTGAGGGAGAAG GAATCCAAGCTAAAGGCGTCCAGAATGCACATCTATGTTCGAAGAGGTGGTCCAAACTATCAGACTGGTTTGGCCAAGATGCGGGCTCTGGGAGTGGAGCTAGGAGTTCCACTTGAG GTCTATGGGCCTGAGGCTACAATGACTGGAATCTGCAAGCAAGCGATCGATTGCATCATGTCGGCTGCATGA